From Acidovorax sp. FHTAMBA, one genomic window encodes:
- a CDS encoding lysozyme inhibitor LprI family protein — MQLSEPKMKVGAWAVAVLLACAGTLTTPQAHAQAGAACKPGGTVEETNACAVQAFQAADTQIAILYGDVMRALSAHERPQLRQEHTAWQRERTTRCKQATRSSESQPQWPRLYHECLTAETQARRKGLMRWLTLDHPSAKP; from the coding sequence ATGCAACTCAGTGAACCGAAGATGAAAGTGGGCGCCTGGGCCGTGGCCGTTTTGCTGGCATGCGCTGGAACGTTGACCACGCCGCAAGCCCACGCGCAGGCCGGTGCCGCCTGCAAACCCGGCGGCACGGTGGAAGAAACCAACGCCTGCGCGGTGCAGGCCTTTCAGGCGGCAGACACGCAGATCGCCATCCTCTACGGTGACGTGATGCGCGCGCTGTCGGCCCATGAACGGCCCCAGCTACGACAGGAACACACGGCTTGGCAACGCGAGCGCACCACCCGCTGCAAACAAGCCACGCGCAGCAGCGAGTCGCAGCCCCAGTGGCCACGCCTGTACCACGAGTGCCTGACGGCCGAAACCCAGGCGCGCCGCAAGGGCCTGATGCGCTGGCTGACGCTGGACCACCCGTCCGCCAAGCCATGA